From the Eptesicus fuscus isolate TK198812 chromosome 19, DD_ASM_mEF_20220401, whole genome shotgun sequence genome, the window TGGCGGTCCTCGCAGGGCTGGACGGGGAGGCGAGGGACAGGGTCCGAGGCCCCGTGGGTGGACACGAGGAGCTGGAGCCGGTCCTGGATGGCGGGTGGGGCTCACGGCCCTGATGGTGTTCCTCGTCGGAGAAGGCGCTGGGGGTATGGGGCACATGGTCCTGGCCTGCAGCCAAgactcctcccagccctgccctgccccgagGCCTGGCTGTTAGCGggtggaggtgctgctgggcaggcgtggctcaggAAGCCGGGCCGGGCAcaagcaggcagggcctggggtcggGCAGAGGGGAGCTGGTGGCGCGGCGGCAGGGGTGCGGCGGGGACTAACTGAGGGCCCGGAAGGTCAGCAGCGGGGTGACGGACGGCATCAGGACGAACCGGTAGACCATCTTGATATCCTCTTGCGTGAGCGTGTCCACCTGGAAGTGTTTCAGCACCTAGGACAGCGGTGCGGCCCCGAGGGCCCGGTcagtcccagggcctggcccagcccagccttctctgcctccccGGCCGCCCTCAAGCCCCGCCCAGTCCGGCCCCGCCCACACCGGCCCCGCCCACAAGCCCCGCCTCTGCCCACAAGCCCCGCCCAGGCCGCTCACGtggtgcagcagcagcagcatctccaTCTCGGCCAGGCGCCGCCCCAGGCACTGTCGGGGGCCGAAGCCGAAGGCCAGGTGGGGCAGCCTGGCGCCCGAGCCCCGGTGCAGCCAGCGCTGCGGGTGGTAGAGCTCGGGCCTCGCGAACACGGCGGGGTTGCGTCCTTGGTCGTAGAGTTGCACCGTGATCAGCGTCTGCaggcgggcgggagggcggggtcAGCAGGGGTGAAGGTCCCTGCTTGGTCCGGGGAAGGACGGGGCCTCGCTCACCCCTGCCGGGATGTGGTAGTTCTGCAGGACCAAGTCCGAGTTCAACAGTCGGTCCACAGAGATGCCCACGGGGTACAGCCTGTGGACGGGGGCAGCCAGCAGGCTCGTCAGTGGGACagggcccctcctctccctcgGGCTCGGCCAGAGCCCGGAGCCCAGGGCAGGCTCCCGCCCTCACAGGTCCCTTTGGGACTGGGGCCTGCGGCCACGCCCCTCCTGAGCTCAGCCCaaactgctccccagccccagcgACCTGCAGTGAGGTCCTGTccctgaggggctgagggagggggaggacgagggggagggggcaggggtgcaCCCTCGGGCAAagctgcccacagccaggacCTGTGCTTGAGCCCAGGAGTGGTCCAGGTGGCTGGGTGCCCATGAGCGCACCCACCTCAGGGTCTCCTTGAGTGCCGCCCGCAGCAGGGGCAGCTCGGCGGCGGCCCTCTGGGGGTTCTCGGAGATGGTGGCCGAGGCCTGCAGGCTCTCCTGACGCAGCGCCTGCTGCACCTCGGGGTTGCGCGCCAGCTCGAAGAGGGTCATCAGCAGGGGGTAGGCCGTCtgcgggagcggggagcgggctcAGACCTGGCGCaggcctgtgccttggcccccggccccctcccggggcagggtctcagacccaggggatgtgcctgctGAGAGCACGATGGAGCCCAGGGCTGCACCCTAGAACCCACCTCTGCTTTCCtgagccccagccccggggagaccggccctgccacctcctctggcTCCAGCAGGGCTCCCCCTCACATCTATCTGGGGTGGCGCTGGGAGCCCAGGTCCATCTGGGCCCTTCCCATGTGCAGGGAGaggcccccccagcccagcctgagacCTGCAGGAGGGATGAGCTCCTAAtctcatcaccatggcaacgtgCCCTGCATCTCCGGACACAGGGCAGTGAcctgcctgctgcccctctgCTTGTCCATGCTGCGCCCTGTGGTCAATGGGGGCCCTTCTCCATTACTGGGGGGCCCATGCTCCAGGCAGCCTGCAGGGCGATGATGCCTGGCACTGAGCCCTGCCTTGCAGAGGCCCTGACCTCTGCCCTTAtctgccctccccctcagcctCGCTGCCTCCCCTTGCTGCCTGCTGCACCCGGGACTGCTGCCctccgtgccccccccccccccccccgcaggcctggctaGCTCCTGTGTGGCTGTTCCACATTCAGCTGCAAGTCCCGCCCCCAGGAAGCCTGCTGGAGCCGCCCTGAGGCGCATCCCCCTGGGCTCGGCACGTGAGGGCACTTGGCTTCTGGTCGGGGAGGGTTTTGCTGCCAATCTGTGCCTCAGCATCCCGGGTGCCAGCGGCCtgagaggctggggggggggggtgttgggcctggaggcaggaggtaTTGGCTGCATGCCACGCTCaggcccgccctgcccgccgcgGGGTTGccatctgctctctcctccagaGCGGGAGCCCGTGCTGCCCTTCCTGCCACCGGCTGCCGCCTCCACGGGATCTTTGAGACCGAACGCCATGGTCCCCGGCAGGGCCCTGTGTGGCCGGGCGGGGGCTGTGCCCTGGTGCTGGCACCCCAATGGTCCGCATGGGGTCCCTCTGCAGGCTGCCGGAGCCGGGTCCCCTCCAGTGATGCACACCCGCCCTCGAGGTCACCCCGTGTGCCTCCCCGCGAGCTCCTCATTCCCCAAGTGGAGCGCCAAGACCGAGCTGCGGCAGCGAGCCCGGGAGGGCGGGCAGCAGACCCGCGGCCCGAGGACGCTTCGGGGAGCCCCGGGGCCCCAGGTGCtgcgggccgggcggggctggcctgaCCGTGTCCACGCTGCCGGCCGTGAGGTCGATGGAGCTGGCCTTGATGGCGTCCAGCGTCATGTCCGCGTGCAGCAGCAGCTCCGCCACCACACCGCTGTAGTGCCGGGGGCGGCCGAGCGCCAGCTCCTGGTAGATTTTCTTGATGGAGCTGTTGGCTGTGGGCACAGACAGAGCCCTCCTGCCGTCAGCGAGTCAGCCCTCCGCCCGGCTCCCGGCCGTGGCCCCAGGCCTCTGTGGGCCTCGGTTCCCTTCTCCCCAAATGAGGACCCGGGGGTCCCAGCCATGCAGCCCACCCAGCTcacccccctcctccgcccccacccctgcctgccactcaccaccacccccccctcGCCTCCCCGACCCCTCCGCCgaccctgcccaccccaccagctcacccccaccccccctcaccccaccagctcacccccatcccccctcaccccgcccgctcacccccgccaccccccctcaccccacccgctcacccccacccctcaccccgcccgctcacccccgccacccccccctcaccccgcctgctcacccccgccaccccccctcaccccgcctgctcacccccacccctcaccccaccagctcaccccccaccccccctcaccccacccgctcacccccacccctcaccccgccccgctcacccccgccaccccccctcaccccgcctgctcacccccccccaccccccctcaccccgcccgctCACCGTACTGGAAGATGCAGTCCCAGGCCTCAAAGTGCTCCTTCCACACCTGCGGGCTGGTCCAGCGGGACAGGCTCCGGGGCATGAACATGAGCCGCATGGTGGACTCCAGCATGGCCTGCAGCGCGTGGATGAAGTCCAGGCTGGCCCGGCTCGGGCTCTGGCTGAGGAGGCCCAGCCGCTCTCCAAAAAGGACCAAGTTactggctgtgggaggaggggccgctGAGGGCATGGCAGCCCAGGGCCTCACCGCGGCCTTCTGCCCGCCGCCCcgggcccctgcccctggcccctgccccccggccccctgcccctggcccctgccccccggccccctgcccctggcccctgccccctggccccctgcccctggcctctgACCCCcggtcccctgcccctggcccctgccccctggccccctgcccctggcctctgccccctggcCCCGGCGGCCGGAGCCCCACCTTCCAGGGTGTAGTAGAAGATGCTGGGCTGGATGTCCAGGGTCAGGCTCCCGCGTGCGTTCTGCTGCACCTTCGCCATCAGGGCGCTGCAGAAGTCCCTCGCCACCCTGTCCACCATGGGGACGAACTTCTGGACGGCCTGCGGCGACATCACGTCGGGGTTCAGCCGCAGGCGGTCCAAGCGCCAGGCCGGCCCGTTTCTGTAGAGCAGAGAGCATGCTTCAGGGCACCCCAAGTCAGCACCCAGCtctgccccatcctcctcctctccgCGGGGCACGGGTGG encodes:
- the LOC103302673 gene encoding cytochrome P450 11B1, mitochondrial isoform X1, whose protein sequence is MAFRARAAMVMTGPQHPLRWARALATSAAAAPRAALPFEAMPRCPGSRWLRVLRVWREGSEDLHLQMQDTFQELGPIFRYDVGGRHMVCVTLPEDVEKLKQAEGGQPRRMVLEPWLAHRQQRGHKHGVFLLNGPAWRLDRLRLNPDVMSPQAVQKFVPMVDRVARDFCSALMAKVQQNARGSLTLDIQPSIFYYTLEASNLVLFGERLGLLSQSPSRASLDFIHALQAMLESTMRLMFMPRSLSRWTSPQVWKEHFEAWDCIFQYANSSIKKIYQELALGRPRHYSGVVAELLLHADMTLDAIKASSIDLTAGSVDTTAYPLLMTLFELARNPEVQQALRQESLQASATISENPQRAAAELPLLRAALKETLRLYPVGISVDRLLNSDLVLQNYHIPAGTLITVQLYDQGRNPAVFARPELYHPQRWLHRGSGARLPHLAFGFGPRQCLGRRLAEMEMLLLLHHVLKHFQVDTLTQEDIKMVYRFVLMPSVTPLLTFRALS
- the LOC103302673 gene encoding cytochrome P450 11B2, mitochondrial isoform X2, whose amino-acid sequence is MAFRARAAMVMTGPQHPLRWARALATSAAAAPRAALPFEAMPRCPGSRWLRVLRVWREGSEDLHLQMQDTFQELGPIFRYDVGGRHMVCVTLPEDVEKLKQAEGGQPRRMVLEPWLAHRQQRGHKHGVFLLNGPAWRLDRLRLNPDVMSPQAVQKFVPMVDRVARDFCSALMAKVQQNARGSLTLDIQPSIFYYTLEASNLVLFGERLGLLSQSPSRASLDFIHALQAMLESTMRLMFMPRSLSRWTSPQVWKEHFEAWDCIFQYANSSIKKIYQELALGRPRHYSGVVAELLLHADMTLDAIKASSIDLTAGSVDTTAYPLLMTLFELARNPEVQQALRQESLQASATISENPQRAAAELPLLRAALKETLRLYPVGISVDRLLNSDLVLQNYHIPAGVLKHFQVDTLTQEDIKMVYRFVLMPSVTPLLTFRALS